GCCTCACGGCAACCACGCCCAGCCCCGACCAGATCCGGCTGCGGTGGACCGACAACGCGGACGACGAGACGGGCTTCACCATCACCAACGGGAACACCACCCGCAACGTCGGCGCCGACGTGACCGGCTACGACTGGACCGGCCTGGATGCCGGCACCTACATGTGTTTCAAGGTCCGCGCCCACAACGCCGCGGGAGTGTCGGCATACACCCCGTCCGCGCAGAGCGACTGGGTCTGCATCACCACACCCGTCACGTAGCCACCGTCACCAGCCTGACGGCGGGGCTTCGATGTGCACGGCCTTCGTAACGGTCAGCTCGTCGAGCAGCTCAGGACCGTACCCGAAGCCCTGGCCGCTGCCCCGGCGGGGATGCGCCGCACCGCCCGGTGCGCCGCCGAACACCGCGTTCACCTTCACCGTGCCCACGGGCAGCTCGCGCCAAGCGCGCTGGGCGTTGCTCATCGAGCCGGTCAGCACGGTCGCGGCCAGCCCGTACGGGGAGTCGGCGGCCCGCGCCAGCCCCTCGCTGAAGGAGTCCACGGTCACCACCGGCGCGACCGGGCCGAACGTCTCCTCGCGCAGCACCGCCATGTCGTCGGTGCACTCGGCGAGCACGGTCGGCGGGTAGTGCGCACCCGGCCCGTCCGGGACCACCCCGCCGCAGACCAGCCGCGCGCCCGCCGCCACCGCGGCCTCGACCTGGGCGTGCACCACGTCGCGCAGCCGCCGGTCGACCAGCGGCCCGACGGCCTCCGCCCACGTGTCCGCCTCGGCCGCCAGCGCCGCGACGAACGCCCCAGCGACGTCGCGGTGCACGTACACGCGCTCCACCGCCACGCAGATCTGCCCCGAGTTGGCGAACGCGCCCAGCGCCGCCTGCTGTGCGGCCCAGACCGGATCGACGCCGGCGTCCACTATCAGCGGGTCGCTGCCGCCGTTCTCCAGCAGCGCCTTGGCGCCGGTGCGGGCACACGCCGCCGCGATCGACCGGCCGGTCGCGGTCGAACCCACCTGCGCCACCACGTCCACCGCCGACCCGGCCAGCGCCGCGCCCACCGAGCCGTCGCCGTTCAGCAGCGATACCACCGCGGAGGGGAAGTGCGGTGCCATGAGCCGGGCGAGCCGCCAGCCGGTGGCCGGGGTGCGCTCGCTCGGCTTGTACACCACCGTGTTGCCGGTGACCAGGGCCGCACCGAGCAGCCCGCAGGAGACGGCGACGGGGTCGTTCCACGGCGTGATCACGGCGACGACGCCGCGCGGTCCGTACGCCATCAGGTCGACCGCCTGGTCGTCCCCGGCCAGCGCGCGGCCGCGATGAACCGGCCCCAGCTCGGCGTACTGCCGCAACGTGCCGACACCCGCGCCGATCGACTCCCGCGCGCCGTCCACCGGCTTGCCCATCTCGGCCGACATGATCCGTGCCAGCTCATCGACCGCCTGCTCAACGGCGTCCGCGGCCGCATGCAGCGCCGCCGCCCTTGCCCCGGCCGCGGTACGCGCCCAGCCGGGCGCGGCGGC
The Catellatospora sp. IY07-71 DNA segment above includes these coding regions:
- a CDS encoding aldehyde dehydrogenase, which gives rise to MYKVEHLIGGGWSTGRGTGELTVLSPFDGEPVTLVPIASDADVGAAVTAARAAAPGWARTAAGARAAALHAAADAVEQAVDELARIMSAEMGKPVDGARESIGAGVGTLRQYAELGPVHRGRALAGDDQAVDLMAYGPRGVVAVITPWNDPVAVSCGLLGAALVTGNTVVYKPSERTPATGWRLARLMAPHFPSAVVSLLNGDGSVGAALAGSAVDVVAQVGSTATGRSIAAACARTGAKALLENGGSDPLIVDAGVDPVWAAQQAALGAFANSGQICVAVERVYVHRDVAGAFVAALAAEADTWAEAVGPLVDRRLRDVVHAQVEAAVAAGARLVCGGVVPDGPGAHYPPTVLAECTDDMAVLREETFGPVAPVVTVDSFSEGLARAADSPYGLAATVLTGSMSNAQRAWRELPVGTVKVNAVFGGAPGGAAHPRRGSGQGFGYGPELLDELTVTKAVHIEAPPSGW